GTTTTCCGGCATAAGGTTTTAAATCTTAACTTTAATGTCCAGACCTTGATCTGATAAGGATGGATTTTGCCTCTAAAGAGAGTGGGTCTTTGTAGTATGTATGGTCTCTGATATGTAAGTTTCTGACAGCTATTTGTGCTTTAGATTTGAAGAGTTGGAAGATTTACTTTTGTTCTAGGTAGGTTGATGGCTCAGCTGCTAAATGAGGTTTGGGGAGTAACTTATTTCCTAAATGTTGCCATTATGTTTGAGGAGACTTCCTTTTTAACATCTAGGAAAAGCTTAAGTGGTATGCTTGCAGGCACTTTTAGGGAATTGCAACAGGATGAAGACATTCAGTAACCATTGGCCAAGATATGTGTTTTGCTGGATTGTAGGTAGCTAGGGATCCTAATGGTAGAACCTAAGGAAGTGAGATGTTACAACTTCTGTGCCAAGTCTGCTATTTGATAAAGGGCGCTAGAGAGTTTTGTGTTTTAATGTCCTGTGCTCTTTCAAAAAGTGAATTGCTTGACCTTCATCACCTTGATCTTTCCTTACATGTTTTTTCTGGATGGATGCCTTGAAACTTTTTCTTCACAAGGAAAAATAGAAGGTTGGAAACTTTGTGGTGGTATAGCtagttttatactttttttttgggtCAATCCATACTCTTAACAAGAATCCCATTAGGACCTATTGGTCTATGTATGTGTGTTTACTCAGGAGTTGAAAGATTTGGTGCGTGGATGAATGATAGTTGCAGCAACATagatattattttggtgaaaacTTTAATGTTACAAGTGCTATGGGAGTGTCATCCTTCTGAGTGTAAAGCAACACTTCTTTACCAAAATGAAAAATTCTCCTGTGATATGATGTATACTGCAAAAAGGTCTTATGTAATTTTATTCTTCTGAGCCTTCTAAGATGCTAAGTCTTTTAGAATAAAGGCTTATAGAGCATGATTTTCCTTTCAGTCACTTTGCATGTCTGACAACATAATCTTGGCTTTTAGCAATGTTAAATTATGTTAGTCATTAAGGATATGAACACTTGCTTTGAACTCTATAAAGTCAtctattttccttccatttcTGCAATTCAGGTAGTGCTGGTGATGTCTTGGAAGATGATCCTGTTGGGAGGTTAAAAGTTTTTGTATATGAGCTTCCCAGTAAATACAACAAGAAAATTCTTCAGAAAGACCCACGATGTCTCAGTCACATGTTTGCTGCAGAGATCTATATGCATCGGTTCCTCTTATCTAGCCCTGTACGAACCCTTAATCCTGAGGAAGCTGATTGGTTCTACACCCCTGTTTACACCACTTGTGACCTGACACCAAATGGCCTTCCTTTACCCTTCAAGTCACCACGAATGATGAGGAGCGCAATACAACTTATTGCTTCTAACTGGCCTTATTGGAATAGGACAGAGGGTGCTGATCACTTCTTCATTGTCCCACACGATTTTGCTGCTTgttttcattatcaagtgaGAATTAAgtttcctctctctctctctacacTTTCTTTTCTACTCTCTTTCTGGCACGCACAAAACACAGTTTAATGGATATGCACATCcaaattatcttttaaatgtATTTCGCTAAAAAGGTAGTGGAGATCCTAAAGGATTACTCacaatttcttatttcttaacTCTAAATTTCCATCATTACTTAAGGACTGAGAGTGTGTGGTTACATATGATCACTTCATGCAATTGCAGGAGGAAAAAGCTATTGGGAGGGGAATTCTTCCGTTGCTCCAGCGTTCAACTTTAGTTCAAACTTTTGGACAAAGAAATCATGTGTGTTTGAAGGATGGTTCAATTACAATTCCTCCCTATGCTCCTCCACAGAAAATGCAATCCCACTTCATCCCTCCAGATATTCCGCGATCCATCTTTGTTTACTTCCGTGGCTTGTTCTATGATGTAGGAAATGATCCAGAAGGTGGTTATTATGCGAGGTATCCTCATGTCTCATGTCTATGATTAAACCACATTTGATTCTAAATGCTAGAACTTAAATTGATTTAATACAACTAATATCCCTAAGAAGTCACGAACGGTGATCACCAAGTAGATTGAGTCATTGAGATGTTAAACTGAATTGCTTGACTTTTCAAGATTCCAGGACCAAGGTGTTTCTCTTCCCTGAAAGATCGataatttttttgggaaaagcGCAAATACCCCACTGTTACTACTCTCtcagaaaagagaagaaaaagaaagcacAAGTACCCCCTTGAACTTGCTTGGACTTTTAGTTACATATGCTATCTTTTCTAGGATCCTATTACTCCAGAACATTTTCAAAGTGAAATATATGCACCCTTGAGTCATGACGCGGCACAAAAGTGTGCTCTCTCTCTTTGAAAGGTATGAGAGGGGAAAGAATAAGTACAAACCATCACAATTATTTGCAGCTTATTAAATTTCATTACAactgacaaaatattttttgttccttttcttttttgacaaaTCCACTGGCGAACCACACCTTCTGCTGCAAGAACAACCACCACCAGAAAGTCCTTGTCATTCCCTTCTCCTCTTCTCTGGTTATCCCTTCATCCCTCTTCATCCTCTCTCCCTTTCTATTTGTAATTCCAACTAGATCACATAGGTACCCTCTCTATCTCTAAAGCTTCTGTCCTTAAGTTCCTTCATCATCCACTAGTGAACCATGCATTTTTTCCTTTATGAAAAAAGGAAGGTGAACCCAGATTAATTCTTCTTAAGGGGTTTAGTTTATAGGAACAACACAAAGCAATTTCTCTGTGACGGAGAAGAGTGAGAGGAAGAAAAGAGTagtagaaaaagaagaagggaAAGGAAAGGCCAAGGAAGAAGCCATTGAAAATTCAGTCTGTTTTGTTTACGAAGATGAACAAAAGTAAAAGAATTGTAAGGTTGAGAAAGAACAAATTAAAGGATAGGGAACATGCCACGATACGAAAGTGTGCAAGTTTAAAAACAAATCTTCAAGCACAAACATAAGTTGAGGAATCTACTTTTTTAGATTGCTGCAACTGAAGCGGAGGAGGAGTGTTGAAATTTGCTTAAGTTACAACTACATTTTTTTTAGCACAATAAGCTGCTTAGTTTTAGGGTGAatctactttttttaatttaaaatttctattaATATTTCTTAGTTTGTcgagatatttttattttttgaatttttgttatgCCGATTTTTGCAAATTATGTTTTCAAGTTGCCTATTTAAAGGTCTACGCTTAATAATTAGAGACAATTTCAATCAGTACTTTCAACCTCTTTGTTGCACCATCTCTTTAAAAAACAACAGGATTTGTATGTATTATCCTGTCTTTATCTTCTCCTTCCTCTCCATATCAATGAAAGCATATTTTTGGACaaaagttcatatatatatatatttttttttttttgaaattggtaaCATATTATATTCGTTAGCACCCTAGAAAAGGCCTGGTATATCATATATACGAATGCAGCCCGAACAATACTTACAAAGAGGCCAAGAAGTCTAGTAATGCTTCAACATCATCAACTACTGTTCTTTACaccaaaataaagaagagaaataCAGGAGCGCTTGATCGTTTGGATTGAACTGCCCCTGCCTTCAAAACATCTTTCGTTCCTCTCTATCCGAATTGTCCACCATATGCAAGCTGGAACAATCTTCCAGCACTCTTTGTGACAAGTTTCTCCTTGTATATTGTTCCAACCACATATTATGTCAGAAGTACTCTGGGGCATCACCTAAAAAAATTGAGCAAGAGCTGCAAAATGTTGCCATAGTTGTCTGGTAATTGAACAATGCAAGAAAAGATGCCCATTGGTTTCAGCTTCCGGATGGCATAGAAAGCACCTAGAACATAGCTGAAAACCCCTTCTTTTTGAAGTTTATTATAAGTGAGGCGAGCTTTCCATAGTCTGTACTACTAACCAAATAAGGCATACAGCTTGAAAGGaacttttgcttttgaaattttttttggtctcgctcctttttctttttggaaatgGGTTGAATACCCCTTAAACTTTCGTTTATTGCTCAAATCTATCCCCCATTATACTTTTTGGCCTTACTTTGACAGAAATGACACGTGGCATCGCCTGAGTGAAAGAACCAACCCAATACTAAATTACCCATCCCCAACCCATAACCCATCGGATTTCCACTCCACATTGAAACACATGCCAATGCGGCATAACTTACACCCATGACCAAAAATTGCAAAAGACAAGCTTCAGAGGGATGGACCACTGGACACAACACCATCACTGAAAATTGTGCTGCTGATCTCTTTATGATCTTCCTCGTtttcttttaggtttttttCCAAAATGACTTCACAGAACTCACAAAGAAGTTGACTCTCCCCTTTCTTGCttcatttgttttaatttctcAAAGACAACTTTTGGACCTCTCAAAAGTACATCTAATAGAGAACAACTGGGAAGAGGTAAAAAGCAGAAATATCGGCAACTAGAGTTTCTGTTGGAAATATAAATAGCTATTCATCAAATTCTAGAAATATCAGTAGAAATTTCATTCGCCCTTTTGGAAACCCAATTCCTTAGATCTTCCTGAACTTTCTTTGTTATGGTGGAGGTTGGGCTGAATCAGTGAAGAAGGTGATGGTCATTGGTAAAATCATCGTTAAAGAAGATTCACAAATTAAAGAACTGTTGGGTTCCTTGGTGAATCAGATTTGAGGTTAAAAGAATTTATCTTCACTTTGTGAGTCAAAAAATCCGAGCAACTAAGTGTGGGAAATTCTGTTAGTACTTCTATGTTTGGAAATTCGAGATTGAAGAACTTGATAGGTCTTTGTTGTTGGAAAATTGAGCCCTAATCCGATGATTGCTTTTGCGAATGGAGATTGTTAATATCAGTGCGCACTTGGAGTTCTTTAAGCTTGTATTGTCtatcttgaattatttttaagcATTGTTGCTTGAGAATTGGATTGTGGTGTTGTGCGTAGTTAAATCGAAGGAGATTAACTACGGCTGTTGGAAGAATTTGGTGCTAATTTTGAGGACCGCCATATTTGGTCATTTCATATTTTGGAGGAAGGAACTTCCGTTGTTTGGGGTTCTTAATTTGTGTGGGTGTATTAATTTGGAGTGGCGTAGCCTGATGGGTAATttagtgttgggttagttctTTCACTAGATGCCGCCACGTGACATCTCCTTCAAAGTAGGGGAAAATTTAGAACCTTGCCAAACGGCAGGGGATAAAAATAGCTGAAAAGTATGTTAGACATTtcccattttctttttcttcactttgttttatttgtttgtgattgtcttcaaATAATGATGCTGATAGTTaaagtatacaaaattattaagaATAATTTGAAGTAGAATAATATATACTTTTCTGTGATAATTGTATTAGTTGTAGTTCACTTGTCAAGTCGTCGTCATGGAAATTTTGTATAGCATTAAATCAAATGGTAGTACACTGCACCCATCCTCTTGAAACTC
This portion of the Solanum pennellii chromosome 12, SPENNV200 genome encodes:
- the LOC107007618 gene encoding probable beta-1,4-xylosyltransferase IRX10L is translated as MRNWRWGFLLLLHFAFLLGTEAFKFHKTQRTERISGSAGDVLEDDPVGRLKVFVYELPSKYNKKILQKDPRCLSHMFAAEIYMHRFLLSSPVRTLNPEEADWFYTPVYTTCDLTPNGLPLPFKSPRMMRSAIQLIASNWPYWNRTEGADHFFIVPHDFAACFHYQEEKAIGRGILPLLQRSTLVQTFGQRNHVCLKDGSITIPPYAPPQKMQSHFIPPDIPRSIFVYFRGLFYDVGNDPEGGYYARGARAAVWENFKDNPLFDISTEHPTTYYEDMQRAIFCLCPLGWAPWSPRLVEAVIFGCIPVIIADDIVLPFADAIPWEEIGVFVAEKDVPNLDTILTSIPPEEILRKQRLLANPSMKQAMLFPQPAQSGDAFHQILNGLARKLPHDRTVFLTPGEKILNWTAGPVGDLKPW